The window AGGTGGAATTGATGATCAAAGATAATCAGAAGTATTTTAACCGGCTGCATGTAGTGATAGATGGTTTTATCATCATTATTTCCTATGCACTGTCCTGGTTTTTAAGATTCAAAAGCGGATTGTTTATAATTGACGCATGGTATCTTCCCATTGAAATTTATATGGGCGCCCTGATTTTTATTGTGCCCGGCTATCTGATACTGTATGGCTCATTCCAGCTTTATACGCCTAAAAGGGTACAGGGCAGGCGGCTGGAAGCGTGGCATATTATACAGGCCAATACAATAGGGCTGCTCTGCTTTATTCTTATATTGTACCTGACAAAAGAACCAAACTTCTCCAGGAAGATGATTTTTATTTTCTTTGCGGTAAATATTTTCCTGGAAGTATTGGTGAGAAACCTGATCAGGTATTTCCTGAGAAATATCAGGAGAAACGGGTATAACCAAAAACATATGCTTCTGGTAGGGTACAGCCGGGCCGCAGAAAAGTATATTGACCGGATTATATCAAATCCCGAGTGGGGATACTCCGTGCGTGGGATTCTGGATGACCATCAGCCCAGGGGCATGGAATACCGTGGGATTAAGGTGATCGGGAGTATTGACAACCTGTTGATTATACTGCCCCAAAACAGAGTGGATGAGATTGCAATCACACTGGGGATTGACGAGTACCACAAGCTGGAATATATCGTGAATATGTGTGAAAAATCAGGAGTGCATACTAAATTTATTCCTGACTATAATAATATTATTCCTACCAGGCCTTACACGGAAGATTTGTTAGGCCTTCCAGTTATAAATATCAGGCACGTGCCCTTGACCAACACTTCCAACAGATTAATGAAAAGGGCAGTGGATATATTTGGGTCTATCGTGGCATTGATTTTGTTCTCTCCTGCCATGCTTATCACAGCAGCAGCTATTAAGATCACATCCCCCGGCCCGCTGATTTTCAAACAGGAACGTGTGGGGCTGGGGAATAAATCATTTGCGATGTATAAGTTCCGCTCAATGGTTGTACAGGACAATGAGACAGAAAAAAGAAGGTGGACAACCAAGGATGACCCCAGGGTGACCCGGGTAGGAAAGTTTATACGCAGGACAAGCATTGATGAGCTGCCGCAGCTTTTTAATGTACTGAAAGGCAACATGAGCCTGGTAGGCCCCAGGCCTGAGAGGCCGCTGTTTGTAGAGAAATTTAAAGAAGAGATACCAAGGTATATGGTAAAACACCAGGTCAGGCCGGGCCTGACAGGATGGGCGCAGGTGAACGGCTACCGGGGGGATACTTCGATAAAGAAAAGAATTGAATATGACTTGTATTATATTGAGAACTGGACATTGGGGTTTGACTTTAAGATTCTTTTTTTAACATTCTTTAAAGGGTTTGTAAACAAAAATGCATATTAAAGTTTTCAAAAAGAAATAAGGGGATTTCATCATGGCAAGTAAAAAATCAAGGGCAAAGATGACAAAGCAGCAGAGGGCTTTGTTACATAAAAAGAAGATGAGGAGAAGAATCATACTCTTGATTGTTGAAATTATATTGCTGCTTCTTCTGGGGGCGGCAGCCTATGCAATGACCAAGTTTGATAAATTGGACTACAAACAACTGGATACCTCTAATCTGGAGATATACCAGGATACAGGTGAATTTACGAATATCGCCCTTTTTGGGCTGGATTCCAGGGAAGGTGAGTTAGAAGGCGGTGTCCGAAGCGACACGATTATGATTGCGAGTATAAATAATAAGACAAAAGAGGTCAAAATTGTTTCTGTATTTAGGGATATGCTTTCCCAGCAGCAGGACGGCACATATGAAAAGGCGAATGCGGCCTATTCCTTTGGAGGGCCGGAGGAAGCCATCGCCCTCTTAAACAGGAATCTGGATTTGGATATCCAGAAGTATATGAGTGTCAACTTTAATGCACTGGCAGATGTCATCGACCTGCTTGGAGGCATTGAAATTGACCTGACAGGTGAGGAGGCCTACTATGTCAATGGATACAGTACAGAAACTTCCAAGGTAGTAGGAAGAGAGACTACTCTTTTAGACCATGACGGCCTACAGACCCTGGATGGGATCCAGGCAGTATCCTATGCGCGTATACGTTATACGGAAGGCAATGACTTTAAACGTGCGGAACGTCAGAGGACTGTTTTAGAAAAAGTAGTAGAAAAGGCAAAAAAAGCAAAGCTGTCAACTTTAAACAATATTATAGACAAGGTTCTGCCCCAGGTTTCCACAAATCTGTCCGCCAGTGATTTTATTGGACTGGCATCCAGTGCAGTTTCCTATAATATAGGAGAGATGACAGGGTTTCCTTTTGATGTGACGACCTCGGAAGATGTGATTGGCCTGGAAGGTTCATATGTTGTGCCAATTGGCTTTGCGGACAATGTAAGCCAGCTCCACAAGTTCTTGTTTGGGGTGGAAGACTACAAGGTATCATCAAAAGTAGAACAGGTGGATCAGGATGTGGCATATTTGACAGGGATTGCCGGAGAGTACACTTATTCCAGCGGCAGCGGCGATTCGGGTTCAGGCTATACCGATGGGAATAGCGACGCCGGATCAGGTTATACGGACGAAAGCGGCTATTCAGGATCAGGTTATACGGACGGAAGCGGTTATTCTGACTCAGGTTATACGGACGAAAGCGGCTATTCTGACTCAGGGTATACGGATGGGGGTTCCTATTCGGATAATGGATATGGCAGTTCGGATGGATATACTTATGAATAGCTGAGAAAATACGGGAGGATGGAGGATGGCCTGTAAAAGTGTGGATATTATTATTCCGACATATAAACCTGACGATAAGTTTGGCAGATTGATACGTGCTCTTATAAAACAGACATATCCTGTACAAAATATCTATATTATAAACACAAAGGGAGGCAAGTTCCCGTGGGAGCTTGCGGCACTGGACGGCAGGATAAAAGTGAGCCAGATTACCTCCCGGGAATTTAACCATGGAGGCACACGCCGAAAAGCAGTGGAAGCATCAGGCAGTGAGTTTTTTATATGCATGACACAGGATGCAGTGCCTGTGGACGAGCATTTGGTGGAAAAACTTATGTCTGCCTTCGACGATGGGGATGTGGCCTGCGCTTATGCAAGGCAGCTGCCGGAACCGGACTGTAATACAATAGAGCGGTATACTAGAAAATTTAATTATCCTGATGCCAGTTTTAAAAAGGATATGCATTCCGTAGAGACGATGGGAATTAAGGCATATTTCTGTTCAGATGTATGTGCGGCCTACCGCAGAAAAGTATATAACCGGGCAGGCGGGTTTGAGGAGCGGGTGATATTTAATGAAGATATGATTATGGCGGCCAGAATGATAAAGGCCGGGTATAAATGTGCATATGTGGCTGAGGCAAAGGTCATCCATTCCCATAATTATGGATGTAAAGAGCAGTTCAAAAGAAACTTTGACATGGGAGTTTCCCAGGCACAGTGCCCTGAGATTTTTAAGGAGGTTCCCCCGGAAGGTGAAGGCCTGCGCTTGGTAAGAAAGACGGCGGCCTACCTTATACACAGCAGAAAACCATGGCTTCTTTTCAGCCTGTTTTTCCAGAGCGCCTCTAAACTTGCAGGTTATAAGCTGGGGGTTAATTACAGGAAGCTGCCACAAGGTATAGTAAGGTTTTGTACTGCCACACCCAAATACTGGGAAGTATGAACAAATAATCACAAAAATATAATTGCAGTTTCGGCAAAAATATTGTATGATAAAGTGTACTTATCAAATACTTTTTGGCCCTAATATCAAATATGATAAAATCAGGAAGGAAATACAATGGCAAAAAGAAGAGGAAGGCGAAGGAAAAGAGCGAAGGGTGGCCTGGCTTCATGGAAGATCATCCTGGCTGTTTTCGGTGGTGTTTTAGTACTGCTGACAACTGCGGGCGTGGCGTTTGCAGCGTCAAAACTTGGGAAAATAGAAACAACACAGCTGGATGTTGAGAAGCTTAATATTTCTGATGAAGTTGAGTATAACGAGACAGGCTATTTAAACGTGGCCCTTTTTGGCCTGGACTCCCGGGATAATACCCTGGGTGCCGGCGAGAGGAGCGATACCATTATGATAGCCAGCCTGAACCGGGAGACGAAGGAAGTCAAGATGTGTTCTATATTCAGGGATACCTTGCTGCAGCAGTCAGACGGTTCCTACAATAAAGCAAACGCGGCATATGCATTTGGCGGGGCAGAGGATGCAGTAGCAATGCTGAACAAAAATCTGGATATGGATATACAGCATTATGTCACTGTTAATTTCAATGCATTGGCTGACGTTATAGATCTTCTTGGCGGAATTGAGCTGGAACTGACAGGGGAGGAGGCCTATTGGGTTAATGGCTATATCACTGAGACGTCTAAGGTGGTAGGGCGCACGACAGAGCTTTTGGACCACGATGGCAAGATGACTCTGGATGGCATCCAGGCGGTATCCTATGCCCGGATCCGTTATACAAGCGGGGATGATTTTAAACGGGCAGAACGACAGAGGCTGGTTCTTGAACAGATTGTTAAAAAGGCCCAGTCGGCGGACCTATCTACAATAAATAAAATAATCGATAAGGTTTTCCCTAAAATAGCCACTAATTTTACACTTACAGAGATATTGGCTTATGCGAAGGACGCCTTTGATTATAAACTCGGGAAGACAAGTGGGTTCCCCTTCGATAATTCCACGGCTACATTGACCGGCGTGGGGAGTTCTGTTATCCCCCAGTCGCTGCAGAGTAATGTGATACAGCTTCATGAATTTCTCTTTGGTGACGATGGATATACGTATTCTTCCACAGTGGCCGAGATAAGCGATGAGATACAGAACCATGCTTTATACAGCACAACAGATGATACATCCGAATATAATGATTATTCTGGGACAGACTATTATAATGACCCTTACAGCAATTCCGATACTTATAGTTCCGGCCAGTATAACAGCACAACTGATGTGCAGGGGACAGGCGGCTATGGGGGGAATACAGATGTGGGCAACAGCTATGAAGTGCAGGATAATACAGGGGGAGGCACTGATGCAGGCACTGCCACAGAAAATATCCCCGATGCCGGGGTATCTGACAGTACGGCGGATGGGACGGCAGGCCAGGGAACAGACACAGGATTATATTAGATTGCAAAAGAGGTAGGGATACATGAAGAAAATAGTCAAGAGGCTGGGCGCAGCAGCAGCGGCCTTATGTTTGGCAGCTATAAGCTTTTCATTTATTACATTTGCAGCGGAGGGGACGCTGGCGTTCTCTGACCCGACTGCAGCAGCCGGAGAGAATGTCACAGTGACGGCTAAGGTCAGTACTGGAGGTGCAGCCATTGGCGATACGGCTATCACGGTCACTTATGATACCTCGATTCTAAAATTTGTCAGTGGTACAAATGTGACAGGGGGAGACGGCACACTGCAGCTTAGCGGCACGGGAGACGGAACCTCATCAGAAGCCAGCTATTCTATGGAATTCACAGCTTTGAAGGAGGGGACTGCCTCCGTGCAGGCAACAACCTATACAGCTTATTTATATTCAGATGAAGCTTTGAATCTTTCTCTTGGAAGCGCTTCTGTAACCATCCAGGGCGGGACGCCGGTTAGCGATGCAGAGTCAGGCAGCAGCGGTAAGGCGTCTACAGGCGGCCTGCAGGTAGATGTGGACGGGAAGTCCTATACAGTCAATGAGAACTTCTCAGAGGCAGCCGTGCCGAATGGATTTACAGCTACGGATATGGAGCTGAACGGTACGGCTACAAAGGCCATGGTACAGGAGCAGAGCGGACAGTATATGTTCTACCTGGAGGATGAGAGCGGAAATTCAGATTATTTTTTATATAGTACGGATGACGGCTCTTTTACCCAGACAGAGGTGGTAGATGTGAATACAGATTTGTCCATCTATCTGATAAACCATGAGGACAAAGAAGGGCTGCCCGGGGAGTATCAGGAGACTACCACTGATATAGGTGGGAAAGTATTTACCGCATGGCAGAATACTTCCCAGCAGGAATATTATCTGGTATATGCGCTCAGCAGCGTTGGGTCTAAGGGGTATTATCAGTATGATACGACGGAAAAAACTTATCAGAGATATACTGTGCCCACTGTACAGGAGGAAGAGACAGGCAATTCCCTGACGGATAAAGTGATGGGATTTCTGGAGAAATACCTGACCATTATAATGTGTGTGGTGTGGGGAGTTATTCTCCTCCTTCTCATTATTATAATCATACTGGCTGTAAAGCTTTCCCACAGAAACCAGGAACTTGACGATCTATATGATGAATATGGACTGGATGCGGAAGGAGGCGGGGACGGTGATGATGTTCCCCGTGTAGCGAAGAAATCCAGGCAGCAATTTGCTGGTTTTAGTGATGCAAAAGAAGATGAGTACGAGGATGATGAGTACGACGACGAATATGCGGACGATGAGTATGACGGCTATGATGATTACGACGACGGTTATGGAGATGACGGCTACGAGGATGAGGACTATGACGAGTATTCGGATGAGGATGGCTACGATGAATACGAGGAATATGAGGAAGAGCCTGTAAGAAAATCAAAGAAGAAAAAAGATGACTACTCCATGGATTTTATTGATATTTAAAAAGCCTATGGCCGGAAGACTATACAGAAGCAGGATGTGAAAGCGGGCCGGCCAGTATGGGCAATACAGCGGCACGCTTGTAGATAGAGTCAGTGCAGAAACAAAAAGAGCGTTGCAGCAGGCAATGCTCTTTTTGTTTGCCGGAAAGTTTTGGTTTCCTGATATGATTGAACCTTCTGGGGATGTGCGGACTGTACATAGAAGAGGGATTTGGCAGCAGGATATAGGCAGATGAAGAGTGGAGAGCCCCACTGAGGGGCAGCGTACGGAAGAGAAAACAGTATGTTTTTTGAACTTTAATTTTTAAAGGAGAGAAAGGGGCAGGATCATGAGAAAAATGTACAGGGGGATGAAAAGGCTGACAGCAGTTCTGCTGGCAGGGGCGTTAGTTTTCAGTGATTACATAGTTCTTACTGCTGAAGATGTACAGCAGGGGGAAGGAGAGTCCTATGAGGAGGAATCCCTGGTGGAAAGCCAGGACACTACAGTCACAGACACTGAGACAGACGGAGCCGCAGAGTATGTTACGGGGGAAGTGCTGGTCTTTTATGAGTCTGATATTGTTTCAGAAGAAGAGGTGGAGACACTTGCCAGGGAAAATGACGACCAGGTAAAAGATACAGTAGTCACTGCAGATAGCACAGCAGTTTCTGTAGTTGAGCTGTCAGATGAGAGTACGGTGGCAGAGGCCGTGGAATCCTATACAGCTGATGAGAGGGTTGAATTTGCCATGCCCAATTACATATTAGAAACATGTGAGGATGAAATGGTTCAGTCCATGGCCCAGCAGGCGGTAAATGACGAGAATTATCCGTCTCAATGGTATCTGGAGCAGATACATGTCCCCGAAGCCTGGGACATTATAGGGCAGGTGCCCCATGAGAAAGTAAAGGTGGCTGTGCTGGATACGGGTGCAGATATTTCCCATCCTGACTTGGCTAATATAATTGACCTTGGGGGAAGCGCTGAAATCCTATCTGATGCCCCGGACAGTACACAGGGACCGCTGAAGGGAGATGGTTATCAGCTTGGGAATGTGTCAGGCGCCACAGCGGGAACTACCCATGGAACCCATGTCACAGGCATTCTGGGAGCACAGGCGAATAATGGCATCGGAATAGCAGGTACTGCCAGCGCCTATGATAATTCAGTCCTGGATTTGATGGTCATTGATATATTTCCAGGGGCTAAAACTACTTTTTCCTATTTATTTAAAGGGATGGAGTATGCCAGGAGCCAGGGGGCAAAAGTGATAAATTTAAGCCTTGGCATTAATTTAAATACAGCCTCGGCGGAATATCAGCTGCTTGTACAGGGCTGCAGGAAAGTTTTTGATTCGTTTATGGCTGAAGGGATTACTGTGGTCTGTGCGGCAGGCAATGGCGACAGCGGCAATGCGGTATATGATAATGGAGAGATTACCAGCGTGCCAGGAGATTTATCTTCCACAATCAGTGTGATCAATGTAGATCGGAATAATAACAAGAGCAGCACCTCCAATTACGGGAGCATGAAGGATATTTCTGCCCCGGGGACAGATATATGGAGCACGAAAGCAGGGGCGTCTTACGGGAGCCAGTCAGGCACTTCCATGGCCGCACCGGTTGTAACAGGGGTTGCCGCAATGATGCTTTCTGTGAACCCGTCGCTGGACCCAGCCGCGGTGAAGGACATTTTACGGGCCACAGCCACAGATATCAACACAGAAGGATATGACATATACACGGGTTATGGCCTGGTAGATGCCTACAAAGCGGTTCAAGAAGCTGCAGTACGTGCCGGGAAGCTGGCTGAGGGAGAGGCACAAAAACCCTCCCAGCCCTCAGGGGGAGCAGACCAGCAGCCGGGAGGGACACAGGGGAATAACGCGGATACGGCACTGCCTGAAGTGAATTATAAAACCCATGTACAGACTTATGGCTGGCAGGACTGGGTTTCTGGTGGGAATACAAGCGGCACTGAAGGGAAGGCAAAGAGGCTGGAGGCCCTTCAGGTCAAACTGGATGGATTGACGGTGGACGGTGGGATCCAATATAAGACCCATGTGCAGACCTATGGCTGGCAGGATTGGGTTTCTGACGGGGCCATAAGCGGGACGGAAGGGGAGGCTAAAAGGCTGGAGGCTGTCTGCATACGTCTGACAGGCCAGGCGGCGGAGAAGTATGATGTGTACTACCGTGTCCATGCCCAGACTTATGGCTGGCTGGATTGGGCTGCAAACGGCCAGGCGGCAGGCACATCCTCTTATGCAAAGCGCCTGGAAGCAGTGCAGGTTGTTTTGACGCCTAAAGGCGGCACTCCTCCGGGAAACACGCAAAGGCCTTATATCCATCCTCTGGTAAAATATAAGACTCATGTGCAGACCTATGGCTGGCAGGGATATGTGTACGACGGCAAGACAAGTGGGACAGAAGGCAAAGCGAAGCGCCTGGAGGGACTCTGTATTGAACTAGATGAGCCAGCATACCAGGGTGGCATAGAGTACCAGACCCATATACAGACTTATGGCTGGGAGGATACATGGCATCCCGACGGGGAGATGAGTGGGACGGAAGGCCAAGCAAAAAGGCTGGAGGCGG of the Luxibacter massiliensis genome contains:
- a CDS encoding undecaprenyl-phosphate glucose phosphotransferase, with the protein product MIKDNQKYFNRLHVVIDGFIIIISYALSWFLRFKSGLFIIDAWYLPIEIYMGALIFIVPGYLILYGSFQLYTPKRVQGRRLEAWHIIQANTIGLLCFILILYLTKEPNFSRKMIFIFFAVNIFLEVLVRNLIRYFLRNIRRNGYNQKHMLLVGYSRAAEKYIDRIISNPEWGYSVRGILDDHQPRGMEYRGIKVIGSIDNLLIILPQNRVDEIAITLGIDEYHKLEYIVNMCEKSGVHTKFIPDYNNIIPTRPYTEDLLGLPVINIRHVPLTNTSNRLMKRAVDIFGSIVALILFSPAMLITAAAIKITSPGPLIFKQERVGLGNKSFAMYKFRSMVVQDNETEKRRWTTKDDPRVTRVGKFIRRTSIDELPQLFNVLKGNMSLVGPRPERPLFVEKFKEEIPRYMVKHQVRPGLTGWAQVNGYRGDTSIKKRIEYDLYYIENWTLGFDFKILFLTFFKGFVNKNAY
- a CDS encoding LCP family protein codes for the protein MASKKSRAKMTKQQRALLHKKKMRRRIILLIVEIILLLLLGAAAYAMTKFDKLDYKQLDTSNLEIYQDTGEFTNIALFGLDSREGELEGGVRSDTIMIASINNKTKEVKIVSVFRDMLSQQQDGTYEKANAAYSFGGPEEAIALLNRNLDLDIQKYMSVNFNALADVIDLLGGIEIDLTGEEAYYVNGYSTETSKVVGRETTLLDHDGLQTLDGIQAVSYARIRYTEGNDFKRAERQRTVLEKVVEKAKKAKLSTLNNIIDKVLPQVSTNLSASDFIGLASSAVSYNIGEMTGFPFDVTTSEDVIGLEGSYVVPIGFADNVSQLHKFLFGVEDYKVSSKVEQVDQDVAYLTGIAGEYTYSSGSGDSGSGYTDGNSDAGSGYTDESGYSGSGYTDGSGYSDSGYTDESGYSDSGYTDGGSYSDNGYGSSDGYTYE
- a CDS encoding glycosyltransferase: MACKSVDIIIPTYKPDDKFGRLIRALIKQTYPVQNIYIINTKGGKFPWELAALDGRIKVSQITSREFNHGGTRRKAVEASGSEFFICMTQDAVPVDEHLVEKLMSAFDDGDVACAYARQLPEPDCNTIERYTRKFNYPDASFKKDMHSVETMGIKAYFCSDVCAAYRRKVYNRAGGFEERVIFNEDMIMAARMIKAGYKCAYVAEAKVIHSHNYGCKEQFKRNFDMGVSQAQCPEIFKEVPPEGEGLRLVRKTAAYLIHSRKPWLLFSLFFQSASKLAGYKLGVNYRKLPQGIVRFCTATPKYWEV
- a CDS encoding LCP family protein, with amino-acid sequence MAKRRGRRRKRAKGGLASWKIILAVFGGVLVLLTTAGVAFAASKLGKIETTQLDVEKLNISDEVEYNETGYLNVALFGLDSRDNTLGAGERSDTIMIASLNRETKEVKMCSIFRDTLLQQSDGSYNKANAAYAFGGAEDAVAMLNKNLDMDIQHYVTVNFNALADVIDLLGGIELELTGEEAYWVNGYITETSKVVGRTTELLDHDGKMTLDGIQAVSYARIRYTSGDDFKRAERQRLVLEQIVKKAQSADLSTINKIIDKVFPKIATNFTLTEILAYAKDAFDYKLGKTSGFPFDNSTATLTGVGSSVIPQSLQSNVIQLHEFLFGDDGYTYSSTVAEISDEIQNHALYSTTDDTSEYNDYSGTDYYNDPYSNSDTYSSGQYNSTTDVQGTGGYGGNTDVGNSYEVQDNTGGGTDAGTATENIPDAGVSDSTADGTAGQGTDTGLY
- a CDS encoding cohesin domain-containing protein produces the protein MKKIVKRLGAAAAALCLAAISFSFITFAAEGTLAFSDPTAAAGENVTVTAKVSTGGAAIGDTAITVTYDTSILKFVSGTNVTGGDGTLQLSGTGDGTSSEASYSMEFTALKEGTASVQATTYTAYLYSDEALNLSLGSASVTIQGGTPVSDAESGSSGKASTGGLQVDVDGKSYTVNENFSEAAVPNGFTATDMELNGTATKAMVQEQSGQYMFYLEDESGNSDYFLYSTDDGSFTQTEVVDVNTDLSIYLINHEDKEGLPGEYQETTTDIGGKVFTAWQNTSQQEYYLVYALSSVGSKGYYQYDTTEKTYQRYTVPTVQEEETGNSLTDKVMGFLEKYLTIIMCVVWGVILLLLIIIIILAVKLSHRNQELDDLYDEYGLDAEGGGDGDDVPRVAKKSRQQFAGFSDAKEDEYEDDEYDDEYADDEYDGYDDYDDGYGDDGYEDEDYDEYSDEDGYDEYEEYEEEPVRKSKKKKDDYSMDFIDI
- a CDS encoding S8 family serine peptidase, producing MRKMYRGMKRLTAVLLAGALVFSDYIVLTAEDVQQGEGESYEEESLVESQDTTVTDTETDGAAEYVTGEVLVFYESDIVSEEEVETLARENDDQVKDTVVTADSTAVSVVELSDESTVAEAVESYTADERVEFAMPNYILETCEDEMVQSMAQQAVNDENYPSQWYLEQIHVPEAWDIIGQVPHEKVKVAVLDTGADISHPDLANIIDLGGSAEILSDAPDSTQGPLKGDGYQLGNVSGATAGTTHGTHVTGILGAQANNGIGIAGTASAYDNSVLDLMVIDIFPGAKTTFSYLFKGMEYARSQGAKVINLSLGINLNTASAEYQLLVQGCRKVFDSFMAEGITVVCAAGNGDSGNAVYDNGEITSVPGDLSSTISVINVDRNNNKSSTSNYGSMKDISAPGTDIWSTKAGASYGSQSGTSMAAPVVTGVAAMMLSVNPSLDPAAVKDILRATATDINTEGYDIYTGYGLVDAYKAVQEAAVRAGKLAEGEAQKPSQPSGGADQQPGGTQGNNADTALPEVNYKTHVQTYGWQDWVSGGNTSGTEGKAKRLEALQVKLDGLTVDGGIQYKTHVQTYGWQDWVSDGAISGTEGEAKRLEAVCIRLTGQAAEKYDVYYRVHAQTYGWLDWAANGQAAGTSSYAKRLEAVQVVLTPKGGTPPGNTQRPYIHPLVKYKTHVQTYGWQGYVYDGKTSGTEGKAKRLEGLCIELDEPAYQGGIEYQTHIQTYGWEDTWHPDGEMSGTEGQAKRLEAVRIRLTGELEEKYDVYYRVHVQTYGWLGWAKNGEASGSEGKAKRLEGIQVMLVQKGGAAPGSTADVFRK